The sequence CCGGATACATCTCACGCGATGAACCCCAGCTTGCTGTATGTCGCTGCCTGCGTGCTCGTCCCAGCGGCCTGGGGCGTCATCATGTACTTCTTGTTCGAGTGGCTGCAGGCGCGGCGGCGCAACAAACGCCTCGAAGAACGCCCACCCCCCATCGACTATTCGATCTGAGCGAGCATGACTCTCGACGTCGCGGGACAGCCCGTGAACATCTTCGCATTGGCCGCCCTGGGTACGGTGGTTGGCGTGATTGCGGGGATGTTTGGCGTCGGCGGCGGCTTCGTGCTCACGCCGCTGCTGGCTACGGTGCTGGGCGTGCCCCTGCCCGTCGCCGTTGGCAGCGGCTTGTGCCAGATGGTGGGGACCGCAACCGTGTCCGTTCTGCGTCATCAACGCCTGGGACAAGGAGAGCTGCGCTTCGACATGTTGATGCTCGTCCCGAGCATCGTGGGCACCGCCGCAGGAGCGCGCACCGTCGAGTGGTTGTCGCACGCGGGCAACCTGCAACTCGGCTCTCGATCCCTACCCTGGGTCGTCATCGTGCTCTATGGCGCCTACGTCGTGTTCTTGGTCGGCAGCGGTGGCGCCTTGCTCAAACGCCAGCACGGCCAAGTGGAGGCCCTGAGCTACGTGCGTCGGGGACCTTTCGCGCGCATCCCACTGCCGCCCTACGTGGACTTGCCGCGCTTGCCCCTCAGTCGCGTGTCGGCGATCGTGGTGGCCTACGTCGGACTGATGCTGGGATTCCTCAGTGGACTGCTCGGCGTCGGCGGGGGCATTGCGCTGATGCCGGCGTTGCTCTTCGGCTTCGGCTTCCCCATGCGGCAGGCGGCGGGAACTGGCATCGTCGTGTTGCTGGTGACGAGCGCATCTGGAACCGTGTTCCACGCCTACCAGGGCAACGTGCATCTGGGCTTGGCCATGGTGCTCGCCGTGGGAGCCAGCCTCAGCGCGCAACTGGGCGCCCTGGCGACCAGCAAGTTGCCTCCGCGACTGCTGCGCATGGGGCTGGCCCTGCTCGTGCTCGCGACACTGCTGACCATCCTGTACGACTTCGCCAAGCAGTTCTGGTAACCATGACCCCATGCTGCTCTCGAGCGTCACCGAGGTCATCGGTGGCACCCCGCTGATTGCCCTGAAGCGCCTATCTTCGCAGGCCGGCGTGCAGCTGCTGGCCAAGCTGGAGGGCGTGAATCCGGCCGGCAGCGTCAAGGATCGCGTGGCGCGATCCATGGTGGACGACGCCGAGACGCGAGGCTTGTTGAAGCCGGGCGCGACGTTGATCGAACCCACCAGCGGCAATACCGGCATCGCACTCGCGATGATTGCCGCCGCCCGCGGCTACCGGCTGATTCTGACCATGCCCGAAGCCATGAGCCGCGAGCGCGTGCAGTTGCTCAAGGCTTACGGAGCCGAGGTGGTGCTGACGCCGGGCACCTTGATGCGCAGCGCCGTCGAGCAGGCGTGCATGCTCCAGCAGACGACGCCCGGCTCGTTGATGCTCGGGCAGTTCGAGAACTCCGCCAATCCGCTGGCCCACGAGCTGACCACCGCCGAAGAGATCCTCACGGACTGCGACGGCAAGCTCGACTTCTTCGTTGCGGGGATCGGCACCGGTGGCACCATCACCGGCGTGGGTCGGGTGCTGAAGCGCCGCGGCTCGGCTGCACGCGTGGTGGGCGTGGAACCCGACGGCGCTGCCGTCCTCTCCGGGCAAACAGCGCAAGGGCACCATTTGCAGGGCATCGGGCCAGGCTTCGTGCCCAAGGTGTTGGACCGCAGCGTGATCGACGAATTGCATGTGGTGACGGAACGCGACGCTCTCGACGCGGCTCGGCGCTTGGCCCGCGAGGAGGGGATCCTGGCCGGCATCTCGAGCGGAGCGGCACTGGCCGTCGCCCTGCGCCTGGCTCGACAGCACGGCGGAAAGACTCTTGTCGTGGTTTTGCCCGACGGCGGCGAACGTTATGCGTCCACCGCCTTGTTCGAGGCTCTCGCCCTATAAGCGTGCCGGGATCTGAGGTATGAGCCGGCGGCCATGCTTCGGAAAGTGCTGATCGCCAATCGCGGGGAAATCGCCGTTCGTATCGCGCGCACTCTGCGCGAGATGGGAATTGGTGTGGTAGCCGTACACAGCGAGGTGGACGAGGACGCCCTCCACGTTCGTGTCGCAGACGAGGCCTACGAGATTGGGCCGGCGGCGGCTGCGGAGAGCTATCTGCGCATCGACAAGCTGATGGACGTCGCCAAGCGTGCCGGCTGCGACGGTCTGCATCCCGGCTACGGCTTCCTTTCGGAGAACCCGGCGCTC comes from Polyangiaceae bacterium and encodes:
- a CDS encoding sulfite exporter TauE/SafE family protein; its protein translation is MTLDVAGQPVNIFALAALGTVVGVIAGMFGVGGGFVLTPLLATVLGVPLPVAVGSGLCQMVGTATVSVLRHQRLGQGELRFDMLMLVPSIVGTAAGARTVEWLSHAGNLQLGSRSLPWVVIVLYGAYVVFLVGSGGALLKRQHGQVEALSYVRRGPFARIPLPPYVDLPRLPLSRVSAIVVAYVGLMLGFLSGLLGVGGGIALMPALLFGFGFPMRQAAGTGIVVLLVTSASGTVFHAYQGNVHLGLAMVLAVGASLSAQLGALATSKLPPRLLRMGLALLVLATLLTILYDFAKQFW
- the cysK gene encoding cysteine synthase A, whose translation is MLLSSVTEVIGGTPLIALKRLSSQAGVQLLAKLEGVNPAGSVKDRVARSMVDDAETRGLLKPGATLIEPTSGNTGIALAMIAAARGYRLILTMPEAMSRERVQLLKAYGAEVVLTPGTLMRSAVEQACMLQQTTPGSLMLGQFENSANPLAHELTTAEEILTDCDGKLDFFVAGIGTGGTITGVGRVLKRRGSAARVVGVEPDGAAVLSGQTAQGHHLQGIGPGFVPKVLDRSVIDELHVVTERDALDAARRLAREEGILAGISSGAALAVALRLARQHGGKTLVVVLPDGGERYASTALFEALAL